Proteins from one Embleya scabrispora genomic window:
- a CDS encoding FadR/GntR family transcriptional regulator, with product MTDGPDWRPVKRVRAFEEVVAQIEEQITSGRLRAGDKLPGERALAAALGVSRPSVREAMRVLEAMGVLVASPGSGPEAGAVLAGSAGPALTGVLRLHLGLANFAVDDVVEARLLIESWAVEGAARHAGEADLDRLSAIVAAMDDPDLSPDRFNELDTEFHTTIAELSGNALVTTFMRALRDTVRRHQRRAVAELGPDTGALRADHRAILAAIVARDPRAAAGAVAAHLRRAYPQVSRVREDASSPEN from the coding sequence GTGACAGACGGCCCCGACTGGCGTCCGGTCAAGCGTGTACGCGCGTTCGAGGAGGTCGTGGCGCAGATCGAGGAGCAGATCACGAGCGGCCGACTGCGGGCCGGCGACAAGCTCCCGGGCGAGCGCGCGTTGGCCGCCGCGCTCGGGGTCAGCCGCCCCTCGGTGCGCGAGGCGATGCGGGTCCTGGAGGCCATGGGGGTGCTGGTGGCCAGCCCGGGCAGCGGCCCGGAGGCGGGGGCGGTCCTGGCCGGCTCGGCGGGCCCCGCGCTGACCGGCGTACTCCGGCTGCATCTGGGGCTGGCCAACTTCGCCGTGGACGACGTGGTCGAGGCCCGGCTGCTGATCGAGTCGTGGGCGGTCGAGGGCGCGGCGCGGCACGCGGGCGAGGCCGACCTCGACCGGCTGAGTGCGATCGTGGCCGCGATGGACGACCCGGACCTGTCCCCGGACCGGTTCAACGAACTGGACACCGAGTTCCACACCACGATCGCGGAGTTGTCGGGCAACGCGCTGGTGACCACCTTCATGCGCGCGCTGCGCGACACCGTCCGCCGGCACCAGCGCCGGGCGGTGGCCGAACTGGGGCCGGACACGGGCGCGTTGCGCGCGGACCACCGGGCCATCCTGGCCGCGATCGTGGCCCGCGACCCGCGCGCCGCGGCCGGTGCGGTGGCCGCGCATCTGCGCCGCGCCTACCCGCAGGTGTCCCGAGTCCGCGAGGACGCGTCCTCCCCGGAGAACTGA
- a CDS encoding response regulator transcription factor, with translation MAQVLVVEDDQFVRSALIRYLTSSSHAVRSVGTALEALREVAQYSFDVVILDLGLPDLDGSEALKMLRGISDVPVIIATARDDEAEVVRLLNAGADDYVTKPFSGEHLGARLSAVLRRARGGSTPEVFSTGGLRIDTRRREAHLDGRELELTRREFDLLAFLAARAGRVVPRREILAEVWGQAYGDDQTIDVHLSWLRRKLGEKAREPRYLHTVRGVGVKLEPPA, from the coding sequence ATGGCACAGGTGCTCGTTGTCGAGGACGACCAATTCGTACGTTCGGCGCTGATCCGCTACCTCACCTCGTCCTCCCACGCGGTGCGCAGCGTGGGCACCGCCCTGGAGGCGCTGCGCGAGGTGGCCCAGTACTCGTTCGACGTGGTCATCCTGGATCTCGGCCTGCCGGACCTGGACGGATCCGAGGCGTTGAAGATGTTGCGCGGCATATCCGACGTCCCGGTGATCATCGCGACCGCCCGGGACGACGAGGCGGAGGTGGTCCGGCTGCTCAACGCCGGCGCCGACGACTATGTGACGAAGCCGTTCTCCGGGGAGCATCTGGGCGCCCGGTTGTCGGCCGTGTTGCGCCGCGCGCGTGGCGGCAGTACACCCGAGGTGTTCAGCACCGGCGGCCTGCGGATCGACACCCGGCGCCGCGAGGCGCACCTGGACGGCCGCGAACTGGAGCTGACCCGGCGCGAGTTCGACCTGCTGGCGTTCCTGGCCGCGCGGGCCGGCCGGGTGGTGCCGCGGCGCGAGATCCTGGCCGAGGTGTGGGGTCAGGCGTACGGGGACGACCAGACCATCGACGTGCACCTGTCGTGGTTGCGCCGCAAGCTCGGCGAGAAGGCGCGGGAGCCGAGGTATCTGCATACCGTGCGGGGTGTCGGGGTGAAGCTGGAGCCCCCGGCGTGA
- a CDS encoding LutC/YkgG family protein, translated as MSSRAAILARVRRALADVPSDDDFPVARDYARAHVAEGVLELFVAHLRDYRAVVHEVAEDALPDAVAAAVERRGARTVVTPAGLPPAWTAGLAEGVCLADGWAYEQLYDNSINNRPTVADRADRADILTTSTLDTADGVLTAAAVGIAETGTIVLDAGPGQGRRALTLVPDWHLCVMRAADVVASVPQALERLDPGRPLTWISGPSATSDIELDRVEGVHGPRTLEVLIVR; from the coding sequence ATGAGTTCGCGTGCAGCGATCCTGGCCCGGGTCCGCCGGGCGCTCGCCGACGTGCCGAGCGACGACGACTTCCCGGTCGCGCGCGACTACGCACGGGCGCATGTCGCCGAGGGTGTGCTCGAACTGTTCGTCGCGCACCTGCGCGACTATCGGGCCGTGGTGCACGAGGTCGCCGAGGACGCCCTCCCGGACGCGGTCGCCGCGGCGGTTGAGCGGCGCGGGGCCCGCACCGTGGTGACCCCGGCCGGGCTGCCGCCGGCGTGGACGGCCGGGCTCGCCGAGGGGGTGTGCCTGGCGGACGGCTGGGCGTACGAGCAGTTGTACGACAATAGTATTAATAACAGGCCTACGGTTGCCGACCGTGCCGACCGTGCCGACATCCTGACCACGTCCACCCTCGACACCGCCGACGGCGTACTCACCGCCGCCGCCGTCGGCATCGCCGAAACCGGCACGATCGTGCTCGACGCCGGACCCGGCCAGGGCCGTCGGGCGCTGACCCTGGTGCCGGACTGGCACCTGTGTGTGATGCGCGCCGCCGACGTGGTCGCCTCGGTGCCGCAGGCGCTGGAGCGACTCGACCCCGGTCGACCGCTGACCTGGATCTCCGGGCCGTCCGCGACCAGTGACATCGAGCTGGATCGGGTCGAGGGGGTGCACGGGCCCCGCACCCTCGAAGTGCTGATCGTGCGGTGA
- a CDS encoding styrene monooxygenase/indole monooxygenase family protein: MRRILIVGAGQSGLQLGLGLLAHGYDVTVMTERTPDEIRAGRVTSTQIMMPSTIALERPHGLDLWADRVPPIDRAGFTIPGPDGTPVVDWLGDLGGAQSVDQRMKMPAWMELFVARGGNLVVHPVAVSDIDWFTRAHDLVVVAAGKGELVSMFDRDHEKSEFTTPQRQLAVAYFHGATPRPAVGHDALHVNAIPEAGEIIMFPGLTLSGPCDIILLEAIPGGPLDVFGGVRDPQAYWALMRDVVRQFAPWDHDRISRAELTDPMCVLSGGFSPIVRKPVARLPSGGVALGIGDVLVTNDPLSGQGANNAARAADLYLNAIVAHGDRPFDADWMELLFATFWDRARHGVKFSTALLGPPPEHVRMLMGAGNDCPAVCDAIMSAFDNPAEFEDFMYDPEKTKAFLHGVGAL, encoded by the coding sequence ATGCGCAGGATCCTCATCGTCGGTGCCGGCCAATCCGGGCTCCAGCTCGGCCTGGGATTGCTCGCCCACGGCTACGACGTGACCGTGATGACCGAGCGCACGCCCGACGAGATACGCGCGGGCCGGGTGACCTCGACACAGATCATGATGCCGTCGACGATCGCCCTCGAACGGCCGCACGGACTGGACCTGTGGGCCGACCGGGTGCCGCCGATCGACCGGGCGGGCTTCACCATCCCCGGCCCGGACGGCACGCCCGTGGTGGACTGGCTGGGCGATCTGGGCGGCGCGCAGTCGGTGGACCAGCGGATGAAGATGCCCGCCTGGATGGAGCTGTTCGTGGCCCGGGGCGGCAACCTGGTGGTGCACCCGGTCGCGGTGTCCGACATCGACTGGTTCACCCGCGCCCACGACCTGGTGGTGGTGGCGGCCGGCAAGGGCGAGTTGGTGTCGATGTTCGACCGGGACCACGAGAAGTCCGAATTCACCACCCCGCAGCGGCAGTTGGCCGTCGCCTACTTCCACGGCGCGACGCCCAGGCCGGCGGTGGGGCACGACGCGCTGCACGTCAACGCCATCCCCGAGGCGGGCGAGATCATCATGTTCCCGGGCCTGACCCTGTCCGGGCCGTGCGACATCATCCTGCTGGAGGCGATCCCCGGCGGGCCGCTGGACGTGTTCGGCGGCGTGCGCGACCCGCAGGCCTACTGGGCGCTGATGCGCGACGTGGTCCGCCAGTTCGCACCGTGGGACCACGACCGGATCAGCCGGGCCGAACTCACCGACCCGATGTGCGTGCTCAGCGGCGGCTTCTCCCCCATCGTGCGCAAGCCGGTCGCCCGACTCCCCTCCGGCGGGGTCGCCCTGGGCATCGGCGACGTGCTGGTGACCAACGACCCGCTCAGCGGCCAGGGCGCCAACAACGCCGCCCGGGCCGCCGACCTGTACCTGAACGCGATCGTCGCGCACGGGGATCGGCCGTTCGACGCCGACTGGATGGAGTTGCTCTTCGCCACGTTCTGGGACCGCGCCCGGCACGGGGTGAAGTTCTCCACCGCCCTGCTCGGCCCCCCGCCCGAGCACGTGCGGATGCTGATGGGCGCGGGCAACGACTGCCCGGCCGTCTGCGACGCGATCATGAGCGCGTTCGACAACCCGGCGGAGTTCGAGGACTTCATGTACGACCCGGAGAAGACGAAGGCGTTCCTGCACGGCGTCGGCGCGCTGTAG
- a CDS encoding (Fe-S)-binding protein, producing the protein MRVGLFITCVNDTLYPRTGRAVVRLLERLGCTVDFPTAQTCCGQMHWNTGYGKRIEPMVAGFADTFAGYDAVVTPSGSCGAMIRDNHPRAAARAADPGLSARVAAVVPKVYDLTEFIVDVLGVTDVGAYFPHRVVYHPTCHSRRLLGLGDRPTALLREVRGLELVDLPGEEECCGFGGTFAVKNPDVSTAMGADKVRHAAGTGAEVLCAADNSCLMHIGGLMDRQRTGMRVVHLAEILASTAG; encoded by the coding sequence ATGCGCGTCGGGCTGTTCATCACCTGCGTCAACGACACGCTCTATCCCCGCACGGGACGGGCCGTCGTCCGCCTCCTGGAACGGCTCGGCTGCACCGTGGACTTCCCCACCGCGCAGACGTGCTGCGGCCAGATGCACTGGAACACCGGCTACGGCAAGCGGATCGAGCCGATGGTGGCCGGATTCGCGGACACCTTCGCCGGCTACGACGCGGTGGTCACCCCGTCCGGGTCCTGCGGCGCGATGATCCGGGACAACCACCCGCGCGCCGCCGCACGCGCGGCGGATCCGGGGTTGTCGGCCCGGGTCGCGGCGGTGGTGCCGAAGGTGTACGACCTCACCGAGTTCATCGTGGACGTGCTCGGCGTCACCGACGTCGGCGCCTACTTCCCGCACCGGGTCGTCTACCACCCCACCTGCCACTCCCGCCGCCTCCTGGGCCTGGGCGACCGGCCGACCGCGCTGCTTCGCGAGGTGCGCGGCCTGGAGCTGGTCGACCTGCCGGGCGAGGAGGAGTGCTGCGGCTTCGGCGGCACGTTCGCGGTGAAGAACCCGGACGTCTCCACCGCGATGGGCGCCGACAAGGTGCGGCACGCGGCCGGTACGGGGGCGGAGGTGCTGTGTGCGGCGGACAACTCGTGCCTGATGCACATCGGTGGGCTGATGGATCGTCAGCGGACCGGCATGCGCGTTGTGCACCTGGCGGAGATTCTCGCCTCGACGGCGGGTTAG
- a CDS encoding PP2C family protein-serine/threonine phosphatase yields the protein MTGPRPSSDERGNSTQESAASRPTDGFEPPHALDETAPPGWSPAEVLDESDTGVIVFTPEGTVCHVNPAAGRVLPDCAVGTAFPTLPATGTTWRGEVDDRRVHGRRAVLSNGHYAWYVRDTTAERRREDALLAERRRKVFLAEAGRVLSATTHPRRLTDLVTTLPAPELADWVALSVPSMEDGRMRTTYAPATGAPIARVTTGLGAAWTAPAGVGRVLRTRRQELHPLMDRELLGRLVPDEAVADLLAVDARCALVVPVPTDDDAPSVLTFVRSATSEPFAEEEIALAVDYAERVGVALRTSRLYVEQDRRTLLLARALVPGPLPEVPGARIAARYRPVSLTNGLGGDFYAVHPTPVDGTWAFSVGDVCGRGTPVGMFSSRSLLILRTAASAGCAPARRMALLDAELTLGDPSLVLTAITGDCSVHPDGSARVRLTCAGHPPPLWMDPAGRVTAMALTDPLVAGIPGTVFGERELPLPAGSTLLLYSDGVTEARDADGEAYGVEALRHDLASCAGMPVEALVERLEQRLLEHLGDAPVIDDVVLLAIHIPYRDDREALPILAELGRPGPDEHPDGA from the coding sequence ATGACCGGACCACGCCCCTCGAGTGACGAGCGGGGCAACAGCACGCAGGAGTCGGCCGCCTCTCGGCCGACCGACGGCTTCGAGCCGCCGCACGCCCTCGACGAGACGGCGCCGCCCGGCTGGTCGCCGGCCGAGGTGCTCGACGAGAGCGACACCGGCGTGATCGTGTTCACCCCCGAGGGCACCGTGTGCCACGTCAACCCCGCCGCGGGGCGGGTGTTGCCCGACTGCGCCGTGGGCACCGCCTTCCCGACCCTGCCCGCGACCGGGACCACGTGGCGGGGCGAGGTCGACGATCGCCGCGTGCACGGGCGCCGGGCGGTGCTGAGCAATGGACACTACGCCTGGTACGTCCGCGACACCACGGCCGAACGGCGGCGCGAGGACGCGCTGTTGGCCGAGCGGCGGCGCAAGGTCTTCCTCGCCGAGGCGGGCCGGGTGTTGTCCGCGACCACCCACCCGCGCCGGCTGACCGATCTGGTCACCACGCTGCCCGCGCCCGAACTGGCCGACTGGGTCGCGCTGTCCGTGCCGAGCATGGAGGACGGCCGGATGCGCACCACCTACGCGCCCGCCACCGGCGCCCCGATCGCCCGGGTGACCACCGGCCTGGGCGCGGCGTGGACGGCCCCGGCGGGCGTCGGCCGGGTGTTGCGCACCCGCCGGCAGGAACTGCATCCGCTGATGGATCGCGAACTGCTCGGCCGACTGGTGCCGGACGAGGCGGTCGCGGACCTGCTCGCCGTCGACGCGCGGTGCGCCCTCGTGGTCCCGGTGCCCACGGACGACGACGCGCCGTCCGTACTGACGTTCGTGCGCTCGGCGACCTCGGAGCCGTTCGCCGAGGAGGAGATCGCACTCGCGGTGGACTACGCCGAACGGGTGGGCGTGGCCCTGCGCACCTCGCGGCTGTACGTCGAACAGGACCGGCGCACCCTGCTGCTCGCCCGGGCACTCGTCCCGGGCCCGCTGCCCGAGGTGCCCGGCGCGCGGATCGCCGCCCGCTACCGCCCGGTGTCGTTGACCAACGGTCTCGGCGGCGACTTCTACGCCGTGCATCCCACTCCGGTCGACGGCACGTGGGCGTTCTCCGTCGGCGACGTGTGCGGACGCGGCACGCCCGTGGGCATGTTCAGTTCGCGCTCGCTGCTGATCCTGCGCACGGCGGCGAGCGCGGGCTGCGCTCCCGCGCGTCGGATGGCGCTGCTCGACGCGGAACTCACCCTCGGCGACCCCTCGTTGGTGCTGACCGCGATCACCGGGGACTGCTCGGTGCATCCGGACGGCTCCGCGCGGGTCCGGCTGACCTGCGCGGGGCATCCGCCGCCGCTGTGGATGGACCCGGCGGGTCGGGTCACCGCGATGGCGCTCACCGATCCGCTGGTGGCGGGCATCCCGGGCACCGTGTTCGGCGAGCGGGAACTGCCGCTGCCGGCCGGGTCGACCCTGCTCCTGTACAGCGACGGGGTCACCGAGGCGCGGGACGCGGACGGCGAGGCGTACGGGGTGGAGGCGTTGCGGCACGACCTGGCCTCGTGCGCGGGCATGCCGGTGGAGGCGCTGGTGGAGCGCCTGGAACAGCGGCTGCTGGAGCATCTCGGCGACGCCCCGGTGATCGACGACGTGGTGCTGTTGGCCATTCACATCCCCTATCGGGACGACCGCGAGGCGCTGCCGATCCTGGCCGAGCTCGGTCGTCCCGGTCCCGACGAGCATCCGGACGGCGCATGA
- a CDS encoding phytanoyl-CoA dioxygenase family protein: MLGHDRIDAETYHRDIVPGLLIGAHGKRAEAGLAGLDPLGLRVGTGAWTYRAQDSRLRVVEGIDPDAGCVVRLSPDAWTDLVTLLRTAAALAIAGEVHTERGTVLDLFRWEPALRALYQGIEIYLPEGPELYDRHGAPVDPAAELTLDRSDRELAEHFEATGVMRVRGVFSAAEIAALNAEVDRLAAEARPDDDRSWWAETESGEAVLCRIVYASERSAPIGALARDPRLVRLAGLLHDDLAASMDRMEGVSVLLKPAGRLKGLANIPWHTDCGLGGHHIMCPSVAIGIQLTGSCAETGYLEAIPGSHGRTCPQPTQEELSNLPYVAVPTEPGDVTVHVADVLHASPPPAGVGGRRTMYVTFRPPALFEQVGPGEAVNDLIRSRTASELEAGLGR, translated from the coding sequence ATGCTCGGGCACGACCGGATCGACGCGGAAACGTACCACCGGGACATCGTCCCCGGATTGCTCATCGGCGCGCACGGCAAACGGGCCGAGGCGGGCCTCGCCGGGCTCGACCCGCTCGGTCTGCGAGTCGGCACCGGCGCGTGGACCTATCGCGCCCAGGACTCCCGACTGCGCGTGGTGGAGGGGATCGACCCGGATGCCGGCTGCGTGGTGCGGCTGTCCCCCGACGCGTGGACCGACCTGGTCACCCTGCTGCGCACCGCCGCGGCGCTGGCCATCGCGGGCGAGGTGCACACCGAACGCGGCACGGTGCTCGACCTGTTCCGCTGGGAACCGGCGTTGCGGGCGCTCTACCAGGGCATCGAGATCTACCTGCCCGAGGGCCCGGAGCTGTACGACCGGCACGGCGCGCCGGTGGACCCGGCGGCCGAACTCACCCTCGACCGCTCCGATCGGGAACTCGCCGAACACTTCGAGGCGACCGGGGTGATGCGGGTGCGCGGGGTGTTCTCCGCCGCCGAGATCGCCGCCCTGAACGCGGAGGTGGACCGGCTCGCCGCCGAGGCCCGGCCGGACGACGACCGGTCCTGGTGGGCGGAGACCGAGTCGGGCGAGGCGGTGCTGTGCCGGATCGTCTACGCGAGCGAACGCTCCGCGCCGATCGGCGCGTTGGCCCGCGATCCGCGCCTGGTCCGGCTGGCCGGTCTGCTGCACGACGACCTGGCCGCGTCCATGGACCGGATGGAGGGGGTATCCGTCCTGCTCAAGCCGGCCGGTCGGCTCAAGGGCCTGGCCAACATCCCGTGGCACACCGACTGCGGTCTCGGCGGCCACCACATCATGTGTCCGTCGGTGGCGATCGGCATCCAACTGACCGGCTCCTGCGCCGAGACCGGCTACCTGGAGGCGATCCCGGGCTCGCACGGGCGCACCTGCCCGCAACCGACGCAGGAGGAGCTGTCGAACCTGCCCTATGTCGCGGTGCCCACCGAGCCGGGCGATGTGACGGTGCACGTGGCCGACGTACTGCACGCGTCGCCGCCGCCCGCGGGGGTGGGCGGGCGGCGCACGATGTACGTCACCTTCCGGCCGCCGGCGCTGTTCGAGCAGGTCGGACCGGGCGAGGCGGTCAACGACCTGATCCGCAGTCGCACGGCGAGCGAGTTGGAGGCCGGCCTGGGCCGGTGA
- a CDS encoding sensor histidine kinase — protein sequence MRGTLVRVSLAVTSMVALAFLIPLVLVIREIAADRTFTDAERQAAALQPALVITTDRAALEPAIASVPAGSGGRIAIHLPDGSVLGRPRASEHNVAGARESARSFRVRAGGGWALLQPVVLDQGRITVIEVYVPDGDLDHGVGTAWLVLTGVAVVLVGGSVLVADRLGAQVVRSARSLAAAARSLGTGDLEARIAPQGPSELQEAATSFNTMADRVEQLLANEREVAADLSHRLRTPLTALRLNAAALGDDPVAEQTRHAVAQLEREVDELIRGARRSSASIERVGCDAAEVVRARMDFWSALAEDEDRPWQLVGAEVPVRVPVSRGDLAAGLDAMLGNVFRHTEEGVPFSVTLHAGRESVILLVADGGPGIADPETALRRGHGQGGDGSTGLGLDIVRRLAEATGGEVGLGRSVLGGAEVSVRLGAGRTDAVTRRSRRAGKSRRGRRRTGVG from the coding sequence TTGCGCGGCACGCTCGTCCGGGTCTCGTTGGCGGTGACCTCGATGGTGGCGCTGGCGTTCCTGATCCCGCTGGTCCTGGTGATCCGGGAGATCGCCGCGGACCGGACCTTCACCGATGCCGAGCGGCAGGCCGCCGCGCTGCAGCCGGCGCTGGTGATCACCACCGATCGGGCCGCGCTGGAGCCGGCGATCGCGAGTGTGCCGGCCGGATCGGGTGGGCGGATCGCGATCCACCTGCCCGACGGCTCGGTGCTCGGGCGACCGCGGGCGAGCGAGCACAACGTGGCGGGCGCGCGCGAGTCGGCCCGCTCGTTCCGGGTCCGGGCGGGCGGCGGCTGGGCGCTGTTGCAGCCGGTGGTGCTGGACCAGGGGCGGATCACGGTGATCGAGGTGTACGTCCCGGACGGCGATCTCGACCACGGCGTGGGCACCGCGTGGCTGGTGCTGACCGGGGTGGCGGTGGTGCTGGTCGGCGGTTCGGTCCTGGTCGCCGACCGGCTCGGGGCGCAGGTGGTGCGCTCGGCCCGGTCGTTGGCCGCCGCCGCGCGTTCGCTGGGTACGGGCGACCTGGAGGCGCGGATCGCCCCGCAGGGCCCCTCCGAACTCCAGGAGGCCGCCACGTCGTTCAACACGATGGCCGATCGGGTCGAACAACTGCTGGCCAACGAGCGGGAGGTGGCCGCCGACCTGTCGCATCGCCTGCGCACCCCGCTGACCGCGCTGCGGCTGAACGCGGCGGCGCTCGGGGACGATCCGGTGGCCGAGCAGACCCGGCACGCGGTGGCGCAACTGGAGCGCGAGGTGGACGAGTTGATCCGCGGCGCGCGGCGTTCCAGCGCGAGCATCGAACGGGTGGGCTGCGACGCGGCGGAGGTGGTGCGGGCCCGGATGGACTTCTGGTCCGCGCTGGCCGAGGACGAGGACCGCCCGTGGCAACTGGTGGGCGCGGAGGTGCCGGTACGGGTCCCGGTGTCGCGGGGCGACCTGGCGGCCGGTCTGGACGCGATGCTGGGCAACGTGTTCCGGCACACCGAGGAGGGGGTGCCGTTCTCGGTCACGCTGCACGCGGGCCGGGAATCGGTGATCCTGCTCGTCGCCGACGGCGGTCCCGGCATCGCCGACCCGGAGACCGCGCTGCGGCGTGGGCACGGGCAGGGCGGCGACGGCTCGACCGGCCTGGGTCTGGACATCGTGCGCCGGCTCGCGGAGGCCACCGGGGGAGAGGTCGGCCTGGGCCGCTCGGTGCTCGGCGGCGCGGAGGTGAGTGTGCGGTTGGGCGCGGGCCGTACCGACGCGGTCACCCGGCGCAGTCGTAGGGCCGGCAAGAGTCGGCGCGGACGGCGCAGGACCGGTGTCGGCTGA
- a CDS encoding STAS domain-containing protein — protein MSIDDLPPDDVDHTSFSARPCVVHTALEADLGGIVSVHGDMDMTAAPAFRQAVDRLVDEGARSLRIDLSGVPFIDSSGLGSLVYGYRRLRDRDGDVVVCGVGPQPARVLRITHLDRILSVEPTGVLRNR, from the coding sequence ATGAGCATCGACGATCTCCCGCCGGACGACGTCGATCACACATCGTTCTCGGCCAGACCGTGCGTGGTGCACACGGCCCTGGAGGCCGATCTCGGCGGCATCGTGTCCGTGCACGGCGACATGGACATGACCGCGGCGCCGGCCTTCCGCCAGGCGGTGGACCGCCTCGTCGACGAGGGCGCGCGCAGCCTGCGGATCGACCTGTCGGGGGTGCCGTTCATCGACTCGTCGGGCCTGGGCAGCCTGGTCTACGGCTACCGCCGACTGCGCGACCGGGACGGGGACGTCGTGGTGTGCGGTGTCGGGCCGCAACCGGCGCGGGTGTTGCGAATCACCCATTTGGATCGGATCCTCAGCGTGGAACCGACGGGTGTCCTCCGGAACCGGTGA
- a CDS encoding lactate utilization protein B codes for MTSPPTFLGMPPFPEAARSAVSNPQLRHNLRKATHTIRDKRAHVVGELSDWAELRAAGAAIKDRTLRRLDEYLLAAEAAVAAAGGTVHWAADAAEANRIVADLVRATGETEVVKVKSMVTQEIGLNEALAAEGIRAYETDLAELIVQLGDDLPSHILVPAIHRNRAEIREIFVREMAEWGVPAPPGLSDEPAALAEAARRHLRERFLSAKVAVSGANFLVAETGTLVVVESEGNGRMCLTLPETLISVVGIEKVVPTWADLEVFLQLLPRSSTGERMNPYTSMWTGVTPGDGPRDFHLVLLDNGRTDVLADTTGRQALRCIRCSACLNVCPVYERTGGHAYGSVYPGPIGAILVPQLRGVATGKVDPQTASLPYASSLCGACYEVCPVAIDIPEVLVHLREQVVEGGGHRAERAAMRAAEWVFDDAKRLRTVQRVAARSRRLLPRRAPGPGAAWSDSRALPEVPAQSFRDWWVRERGAPPARPPAAPAQPPVEKNRIEEDDR; via the coding sequence ATGACCTCACCGCCCACGTTCCTGGGTATGCCGCCGTTTCCCGAGGCCGCTCGATCGGCCGTTTCGAATCCCCAGCTTCGCCATAATCTGCGTAAGGCAACCCATACCATCCGGGACAAACGTGCCCATGTGGTCGGCGAGCTTTCCGACTGGGCCGAGTTGCGAGCCGCCGGGGCGGCGATCAAGGACCGGACGTTGCGTCGGCTCGACGAGTACCTGCTCGCCGCCGAGGCGGCCGTCGCCGCCGCCGGCGGCACCGTGCACTGGGCGGCGGACGCGGCGGAGGCGAATCGCATCGTCGCCGATCTGGTGCGGGCCACCGGGGAGACCGAGGTGGTCAAGGTCAAGTCGATGGTCACCCAGGAGATCGGGCTGAACGAGGCGCTGGCCGCCGAGGGGATTCGGGCCTACGAGACCGATCTGGCCGAGTTGATCGTGCAGTTGGGCGACGATCTGCCGTCGCACATCCTGGTGCCGGCCATCCACCGCAACCGGGCCGAGATCCGGGAGATCTTCGTCCGGGAGATGGCCGAGTGGGGGGTGCCGGCGCCGCCCGGGCTGAGCGACGAGCCGGCCGCGCTGGCCGAGGCCGCGCGACGACACCTGCGGGAGCGCTTCCTGTCCGCGAAGGTCGCGGTGTCCGGGGCGAACTTCCTGGTCGCCGAGACCGGCACGCTGGTCGTGGTCGAGTCGGAGGGCAACGGGCGGATGTGTCTGACCCTGCCCGAGACGCTGATCTCGGTGGTCGGCATCGAGAAGGTGGTGCCGACCTGGGCCGATCTGGAGGTGTTCCTGCAACTGCTGCCCAGGAGTTCGACCGGGGAGCGGATGAACCCGTACACCTCGATGTGGACCGGCGTCACCCCCGGCGACGGCCCGCGGGACTTCCACCTGGTGCTGCTCGACAACGGCCGTACCGACGTGCTGGCCGACACCACCGGGCGACAGGCGCTGCGCTGCATCCGGTGTTCGGCCTGCCTGAACGTGTGTCCGGTGTACGAGCGCACCGGGGGCCACGCGTACGGGTCGGTGTACCCGGGGCCGATCGGCGCGATCCTGGTGCCGCAACTGCGGGGCGTGGCAACCGGGAAGGTGGACCCGCAGACCGCGTCGTTGCCCTACGCGTCGTCGTTGTGCGGTGCGTGCTACGAGGTGTGCCCGGTCGCCATCGACATCCCCGAGGTGCTGGTGCACCTGCGCGAACAGGTGGTCGAGGGCGGCGGTCATCGGGCCGAGCGGGCGGCGATGCGGGCGGCCGAGTGGGTGTTCGACGACGCGAAGCGGCTGCGCACGGTACAGCGGGTCGCGGCCCGCTCGCGTCGGCTGCTGCCCCGCCGCGCGCCCGGGCCCGGTGCGGCCTGGTCGGACAGCCGGGCCCTGCCGGAGGTGCCGGCGCAGTCCTTCCGCGACTGGTGGGTGCGCGAACGCGGCGCGCCGCCGGCGCGACCCCCGGCTGCTCCGGCACAACCGCCGGTGGAGAAGAACCGGATCGAGGAGGACGACCGATGA